A genome region from Variovorax paradoxus includes the following:
- the dnaN gene encoding DNA polymerase III subunit beta has translation MIVLKANQDKVLAALQSVAGIVERRHTLPILANVLIRKTGGQLQLTTSDLEIQIRTTAELGGDEGNFTTTIGARKLIDILRTMPADQTVSLESSASKLVLKGGKSRFTLQSLPAEDFPLVQEAANFGPVFSVPQKTLKDLLSQVSFAMAVHDIRYYLNGILFVAEGKQLSLVATDGHRLAFSSATLDVEVPRQEVILPRKTVLEMQRLLSDAEGAIEMQFANNQAKFSFGGMEFVTKLVEGKFPDYNRVIPKNHKNTVTLGRAPLLASLQRTAILTSEKFKGVRLNIEPGTLRIASNNAEQEEAQDELDIDYGGDSIEIGFNVTYLIDALSNMDQDMVKLDLADSNSSALLTIPENASFKYVVMPMRI, from the coding sequence ATGATCGTTTTGAAGGCAAACCAAGACAAAGTCCTCGCCGCGCTGCAGTCGGTGGCGGGCATCGTGGAGCGGCGTCACACCTTGCCTATCCTGGCGAACGTGCTGATTCGCAAGACCGGCGGCCAGCTGCAGCTGACCACCAGCGACCTCGAGATCCAGATCCGCACCACCGCCGAACTCGGCGGCGACGAAGGCAACTTCACCACCACCATCGGCGCGCGCAAGCTCATCGACATCCTGCGCACCATGCCGGCCGACCAGACCGTGAGCCTCGAGTCGAGCGCCAGCAAGCTGGTGCTCAAGGGCGGCAAGAGCCGCTTCACGCTGCAGTCGCTGCCCGCCGAAGACTTCCCGCTGGTGCAGGAAGCCGCCAACTTCGGGCCGGTGTTCAGCGTGCCGCAGAAGACGCTGAAGGACCTGCTCTCGCAGGTCTCGTTCGCGATGGCCGTGCACGACATCCGCTACTACCTCAACGGCATCCTGTTCGTGGCCGAAGGCAAGCAGCTGAGCCTGGTGGCCACCGACGGCCACCGCCTGGCGTTCTCGTCGGCCACGCTCGACGTCGAAGTGCCGCGCCAGGAAGTCATCCTGCCGCGCAAGACCGTGCTCGAGATGCAGCGCCTGCTGTCCGACGCCGAAGGCGCCATCGAGATGCAGTTCGCGAACAACCAGGCCAAGTTCAGCTTCGGCGGCATGGAGTTCGTCACCAAGCTGGTCGAGGGCAAGTTCCCCGACTACAACCGCGTCATTCCGAAGAACCACAAGAACACGGTCACGCTGGGCCGCGCGCCGCTGCTGGCCAGCCTGCAGCGCACCGCCATCCTGACCAGCGAGAAGTTCAAGGGCGTGCGACTGAACATCGAACCGGGGACGCTGCGCATCGCGTCGAACAACGCCGAGCAGGAAGAAGCCCAGGACGAACTCGACATCGACTACGGTGGCGACTCCATCGAGATCGGCTTCAACGTGACCTACCTGATCGACGCGCTCTCGAACATGGACCAAGACATGGTCAAGCTCGACCTGGCCGACTCCAACAGCTCGGCGCTGCTGACCATTCCCGAGAACGCATCCTTCAAGTACGTCGTCATGCCGATGCGGATCTGA